From a single Nostoc sp. MS1 genomic region:
- a CDS encoding STAS domain-containing protein, whose product MIQIEQISYTTQDGNTVIVLKPAGRLDITTAWQFRLKLQECISKLSRHVVVNLGQVNFIDSSGLTSLVAGMRDADKVNGSFRICNVHPEAKLVFEVTMMDTVFEIFETEEEALEGVPRSMAS is encoded by the coding sequence GTGATTCAGATAGAACAAATTAGCTATACAACCCAAGACGGTAATACTGTTATTGTCTTGAAACCAGCAGGTCGTTTAGACATCACCACAGCTTGGCAATTTCGCTTGAAGTTGCAAGAGTGTATTTCTAAACTCAGCCGTCATGTAGTTGTGAATCTTGGTCAGGTAAATTTTATAGATAGTTCTGGACTCACTTCTCTAGTTGCAGGAATGCGCGATGCAGATAAAGTTAATGGTAGTTTTCGCATCTGTAACGTCCACCCAGAAGCTAAACTGGTGTTTGAAGTAACTATGATGGATACAGTATTTGAAATTTTTGAAACTGAGGAGGAAGCCTTAGAAGGTGTACCTCGGAGCATGGCCAGCTAG
- a CDS encoding chromophore lyase CpcT/CpeT — MSFLPDLITLGKYLAGEFDNKEQAMAEPIWFVHLRLWQRPVDLFTDNSITLFAEQANIVNLDRPYRQRILRLMPNPDLGDGLYVQYYMPKNPSALIGAGSNPDILKTLTPDQLELLPGCILSVSQQELAPSSYQFTAKSLPDSRCTFTYLGNTVQVALGFEVSEAKLQTYDRGIDPETGKATWGAITGPYRYTKREQY; from the coding sequence ATGAGCTTTTTACCCGATTTAATTACTTTAGGTAAATACCTAGCCGGAGAATTTGATAATAAGGAACAAGCAATGGCCGAGCCGATTTGGTTTGTTCACTTACGTCTATGGCAAAGACCCGTTGATTTGTTTACAGACAATAGTATTACCCTATTTGCCGAACAAGCCAACATTGTCAATTTAGACCGTCCTTATCGTCAACGCATTCTGCGGTTAATGCCTAATCCTGACTTGGGAGATGGGTTATATGTACAGTACTATATGCCTAAAAATCCTAGTGCTTTAATTGGCGCAGGTAGTAACCCTGACATACTCAAAACATTAACGCCAGATCAACTAGAACTACTTCCAGGCTGTATTCTTTCAGTTAGTCAGCAAGAATTAGCGCCTAGCAGCTATCAATTTACTGCTAAATCCTTGCCAGATAGTCGCTGTACTTTTACTTATTTAGGCAACACCGTACAAGTTGCTCTCGGTTTTGAAGTTAGCGAAGCAAAATTGCAAACCTATGATAGAGGAATTGACCCAGAAACAGGCAAAGCAACTTGGGGAGCAATTACAGGCCCCTATCGCTACACTAAACGGGAACAGTATTGA
- a CDS encoding rhodanese-like domain-containing protein, whose translation MANNPLSGIIPQQPPIEGQSDAHVLKSRLEWGEPAFTILDVRDRSTYNNGHIMGAMTMPIEDVVDRAASSLEKSRDIYVYGASDEQTSEAVNLLRSAGFVHVSELRGGLAAWKAIGGPTEGIVESRTPAGADDYNVVDRLKVHGEEQKKDV comes from the coding sequence ATGGCTAACAATCCATTAAGTGGAATCATTCCCCAACAACCTCCCATTGAAGGGCAGTCTGATGCTCATGTACTCAAGTCTCGTTTAGAGTGGGGCGAACCAGCTTTTACAATACTGGATGTACGCGATCGCTCTACCTATAACAATGGACATATTATGGGTGCAATGACAATGCCAATCGAGGATGTAGTAGATAGAGCCGCATCTTCTTTAGAAAAAAGCCGTGATATTTATGTTTACGGTGCAAGTGATGAGCAAACTTCCGAAGCAGTAAACCTCTTACGTTCTGCTGGCTTTGTACATGTATCTGAACTCAGAGGTGGTTTAGCTGCATGGAAGGCGATCGGCGGCCCAACAGAAGGAATTGTCGAATCCAGAACCCCCGCAGGCGCAGATGACTATAACGTTGTGGATCGGTTGAAAGTTCACGGCGAAGAACAGAAGAAGGACGTTTAA
- a CDS encoding ribonuclease D: MTLQDFQVGDRDLSDAAVAEYLQSQAIAVDTETMGLLPQRDRLCLIQLCNPEGKVTAIRIAKGQTEAPNLKKLLEATNVQKVFHFARFDVATLRHHLGIHVQPIFCTKIASKLARTYTNRHGLKDLIQELEQVELDKSSQSSDWGNAANLTQAQLSYAANDVRYLLSAQQKLIAMLKREERWELAQECFQVLPTIVSLDLLQFKDLFEH, encoded by the coding sequence ATGACATTACAAGACTTTCAAGTAGGCGATCGCGACCTGAGTGACGCGGCTGTTGCCGAATATTTACAATCCCAGGCGATCGCTGTTGATACGGAAACAATGGGACTACTACCCCAACGCGATCGCCTGTGTTTAATTCAGCTATGCAACCCAGAAGGCAAAGTAACAGCAATTCGCATAGCCAAAGGGCAAACAGAAGCCCCTAATCTCAAAAAACTCCTAGAAGCAACAAACGTCCAAAAAGTGTTTCACTTTGCTCGGTTTGACGTTGCTACCCTACGCCATCATCTAGGGATTCATGTCCAACCTATTTTCTGTACTAAAATTGCCAGTAAGTTAGCTCGTACTTACACAAATCGCCACGGACTCAAGGACTTAATACAAGAATTAGAGCAAGTAGAACTAGATAAAAGCTCTCAAAGTTCAGACTGGGGTAACGCCGCTAATTTAACCCAAGCGCAACTTAGCTACGCCGCCAATGATGTGCGCTACTTACTCAGCGCCCAACAAAAATTAATCGCTATGCTCAAACGCGAAGAACGCTGGGAACTAGCTCAAGAATGCTTCCAAGTTTTACCAACAATTGTTTCTTTAGACTTATTGCAATTTAAAGATTTATTTGAGCATTAG
- a CDS encoding CAP domain-containing protein, with amino-acid sequence MSRQPAFGIALSMLVLGGGLMAPLIPGHTSTRNTAENSPLSIFSHQVATTSTTFQTTTLEKAVFERINRYRVARRLPKLTLNARITQQARIHSQNMARGRVPFSHQGFEQRVNAIPIRYKSAAENVAFNRGYDDPADEAVIGWIDSPGHLKNIKGNYNMTGIGVATNAKGEVYLTQIFLRTP; translated from the coding sequence ATGTCCCGACAACCTGCTTTTGGCATCGCTTTAAGTATGCTTGTCCTTGGGGGAGGATTAATGGCTCCTCTTATACCAGGTCACACTTCTACAAGAAACACTGCTGAAAATTCACCGTTGTCGATTTTTTCTCATCAGGTTGCAACAACTTCCACAACCTTTCAAACCACTACTTTAGAAAAAGCAGTGTTTGAGAGAATTAATCGGTATCGGGTGGCTAGGAGGCTACCAAAGTTGACGTTAAATGCCAGAATCACCCAACAGGCAAGAATCCATAGTCAAAACATGGCTAGAGGTAGAGTTCCTTTTAGCCATCAAGGTTTTGAGCAACGAGTTAACGCTATCCCTATTCGCTACAAAAGTGCGGCGGAAAACGTTGCCTTTAATCGGGGATATGATGACCCAGCTGACGAAGCTGTTATTGGTTGGATAGATAGTCCTGGCCACCTCAAAAATATTAAAGGTAATTACAATATGACTGGTATCGGCGTTGCCACAAATGCCAAAGGTGAAGTCTATCTCACACAAATTTTCTTGCGTACTCCATAG
- a CDS encoding CAP domain-containing protein, producing the protein MFRPTIYAVAIGTFALTSGASAASLQNQSPAPKLSSIPSDYLRPIVDHHLIAQYNFPGQYNRPSAYPGQYYPQNSSGGRYYPRNPYGGQSNPQNSGGGQSNPQNSGGGQSNPQNSGGGQSNPQNSGGGQSNPQNSGGGQSNPQNSGGGQSDASTAAIEQSVFNQINQYRQSQNLPPLTRNTAIDQQARNHSQNMASGKVPFSHQGFEQRVQATGIAYKDAKENVAYNQDKDSATRAVQSWLNSSGHLANIKSDTNLTGIGVAVNGQGVVYFTQIFIRS; encoded by the coding sequence ATGTTCAGACCGACAATTTACGCCGTTGCGATCGGAACTTTCGCTCTTACCAGTGGCGCAAGTGCAGCTTCTCTACAAAATCAATCTCCTGCACCTAAACTTTCATCTATTCCCAGTGACTACCTGCGACCAATCGTAGACCATCATCTGATTGCACAATATAATTTTCCTGGACAATACAATCGTCCTTCTGCATATCCTGGGCAATACTATCCGCAAAACTCATCTGGTGGGCGATATTACCCCCGAAATCCTTACGGTGGACAAAGTAACCCCCAAAATTCTGGCGGTGGACAAAGTAACCCCCAAAATTCTGGCGGTGGACAAAGCAACCCCCAAAATTCTGGCGGTGGACAAAGCAACCCCCAAAATTCTGGCGGTGGACAAAGCAACCCCCAAAATTCTGGCGGTGGACAAAGCAACCCCCAAAATTCTGGCGGTGGACAATCTGATGCTAGTACAGCCGCTATAGAACAGTCAGTTTTTAACCAAATCAATCAATACAGACAGTCTCAGAACCTACCACCACTAACCCGCAATACCGCCATTGACCAACAAGCAAGAAATCATAGTCAAAATATGGCTAGTGGTAAAGTTCCGTTTAGTCATCAAGGATTTGAGCAACGAGTTCAAGCAACTGGTATTGCTTACAAAGATGCTAAAGAAAATGTTGCTTACAACCAAGACAAAGACTCTGCTACACGCGCTGTTCAAAGCTGGCTCAATAGCTCAGGACACCTAGCCAACATTAAAAGTGATACGAACTTGACAGGGATTGGTGTTGCTGTCAATGGCCAAGGAGTTGTGTACTTCACTCAGATATTTATTCGTTCCTAA
- the trpB gene encoding tryptophan synthase subunit beta encodes MTTTPLSPSTPSNAQVPDTQGRFGRFGGKYVPETLMPALAELESAYQQYRNDSGFQAELQQLLRDYVGRATPLYFAERLTAHYARPDGTGPQIYLKREDLNHTGAHKINNALGQVLLAKRMGKKRIIAETGAGQHGVATATVCARFGLECVIYMGVHDMERQALNVFRMRLMGAEVRPVAAGTGTLKDATSEAIRDWVTNVETTHYILGSVAGPHPYPMMVRDFHAVIGQETRAQAWEKWGDLPDILLACVGGGSNAMGLFYEFVNEPSIRLIGVEAAGEGVNTEKHAATLTKGRVGVLHGAMSYLLQDEDGQVIEAHSISAGLDYPGVGPEHSYLKDVGRAEYYSVTDEEALAAFQSLSRLEGIIPALETAHAIAYLDTLCPQLTGSPRIIINCSGRGDKDVQTVAKFLMPQ; translated from the coding sequence GTGACTACCACACCCCTTTCTCCAAGTACTCCCTCAAATGCTCAGGTTCCTGATACTCAGGGACGCTTTGGACGCTTTGGGGGTAAGTATGTGCCGGAAACCTTGATGCCAGCTTTGGCTGAATTAGAATCAGCTTATCAGCAATACCGCAATGACTCTGGTTTTCAAGCAGAATTACAACAATTATTGCGTGATTACGTAGGACGAGCCACACCGTTGTATTTTGCAGAACGTCTTACTGCTCATTATGCTCGTCCAGACGGTACAGGGCCACAAATTTATTTGAAGCGTGAAGATTTAAACCATACAGGCGCTCACAAAATTAACAATGCACTTGGTCAAGTGTTATTAGCCAAGCGCATGGGTAAAAAACGTATCATTGCCGAAACAGGTGCGGGTCAGCATGGTGTAGCTACTGCTACAGTTTGCGCTCGGTTTGGGTTGGAGTGTGTGATTTACATGGGCGTTCACGATATGGAACGTCAGGCGTTGAACGTGTTCAGAATGCGGCTAATGGGGGCGGAAGTGCGTCCGGTGGCGGCTGGGACAGGAACCCTCAAAGATGCTACATCTGAAGCAATTCGGGACTGGGTGACAAACGTAGAAACTACTCACTACATTTTAGGTTCCGTAGCAGGGCCTCATCCTTACCCCATGATGGTACGGGATTTCCACGCGGTAATCGGACAAGAAACTCGCGCCCAAGCTTGGGAAAAATGGGGTGACTTACCCGATATTCTTTTGGCTTGTGTAGGCGGTGGTTCCAATGCGATGGGGTTGTTCTATGAGTTTGTGAATGAGCCATCGATTAGATTAATTGGGGTAGAAGCCGCAGGCGAAGGTGTGAATACAGAAAAACACGCTGCTACCTTGACAAAGGGACGAGTTGGTGTATTACACGGGGCAATGAGCTATCTGCTGCAAGATGAAGATGGGCAGGTAATTGAAGCACACTCGATTAGTGCAGGGTTAGATTATCCCGGTGTAGGGCCAGAACACAGTTATTTAAAAGATGTTGGTCGGGCTGAATACTATAGCGTGACTGATGAAGAAGCTTTAGCCGCCTTCCAAAGTTTGTCTCGGTTAGAAGGAATTATACCAGCACTAGAAACAGCCCATGCGATCGCCTACCTCGACACCCTTTGTCCTCAACTTACAGGTAGTCCTCGCATCATCATTAACTGTTCTGGACGCGGTGACAAAGATGTGCAAACTGTAGCAAAATTTCTCATGCCACAATAA
- a CDS encoding RNA-guided endonuclease InsQ/TnpB family protein — MIVYEFKVKGKQQQYCAIDEAIRTSQFIQNKCLRYWMDNKNIGRYDLNKYCAVLAAEFPFASELNSMARQSAAERSWSAIARFYDNCKRKVKGKKGFPTFKKNCRSVEYKSTGWKLSETRKTITFCDKKGIGTLKLKGTYDLNYYDIKQIKRVRLVRRADGYYAQFAIEVDIKVESQPTLQIVGIDLGLKYFIADNNGNVESSPQFYRKSEKQLNRANRKKSKKFSKETKKAKRRQSNNYHKARNRYARKHLKVSRQRKEYCKKLAYSVIQSHDLVAYEDLNVKGLVRNRHLAKSISDAGWYTFRQWLEYFAHKYGKVTVAVPPHNTSQNCSNCGEVVKKSLSTRTHVCPHCGYTEDRDINAAINILRLGLSTVGHTGTYATGDLPSWAVGASLSSNGESVNVESPRL; from the coding sequence ATGATTGTTTACGAGTTTAAAGTCAAGGGGAAACAACAGCAGTATTGCGCTATCGATGAAGCAATTCGTACCAGCCAATTCATCCAAAATAAGTGCTTACGCTACTGGATGGATAATAAAAATATTGGTAGGTATGATCTCAATAAATATTGTGCTGTACTAGCTGCTGAGTTTCCCTTTGCCTCAGAACTAAATTCAATGGCGAGACAATCTGCGGCGGAACGTTCATGGTCGGCAATAGCTCGGTTTTACGACAACTGTAAGCGCAAGGTTAAAGGTAAGAAGGGGTTTCCCACGTTTAAGAAAAACTGCCGTTCGGTTGAGTATAAATCAACAGGATGGAAGCTTTCAGAAACGAGAAAAACCATAACTTTCTGTGACAAAAAAGGTATTGGAACTCTGAAATTAAAGGGAACTTACGACCTTAACTATTACGACATCAAGCAAATTAAACGTGTTCGTCTAGTACGTCGTGCTGATGGTTACTATGCTCAATTTGCCATTGAGGTTGATATAAAAGTAGAAAGCCAACCGACCTTACAAATAGTAGGTATTGACTTAGGATTAAAATACTTCATTGCTGACAACAACGGCAATGTAGAATCATCACCCCAGTTCTACCGTAAATCAGAAAAGCAGTTAAACCGAGCAAACCGCAAAAAGTCCAAAAAGTTCAGCAAGGAAACAAAGAAGGCTAAACGACGACAATCTAACAATTACCACAAAGCTAGAAATCGATATGCTCGTAAGCATTTAAAAGTAAGTAGGCAACGAAAAGAGTATTGCAAAAAACTCGCATACTCCGTCATCCAATCTCACGATTTGGTAGCCTATGAAGATTTGAATGTCAAAGGGTTGGTACGGAATCGACATCTAGCTAAATCTATCTCTGATGCTGGTTGGTACACTTTCCGACAGTGGTTGGAATATTTTGCGCATAAATATGGGAAAGTGACTGTTGCAGTTCCTCCCCATAATACAAGTCAAAACTGTTCTAACTGTGGTGAAGTTGTGAAAAAATCTCTGTCTACAAGGACTCATGTTTGTCCACATTGCGGATATACCGAAGATAGAGACATCAATGCAGCAATCAATATTCTGAGATTAGGACTCAGTACGGTAGGGCATACCGGAACTTACGCTACAGGAGATTTGCCCTCTTGGGCGGTTGGCGCAAGCCTGTCGTCTAATGGCGAGTCTGTGAATGTAGAATCCCCACGCCTTTAG
- a CDS encoding translation initiation factor, giving the protein MSSSKSKSSDKHIVYREFGGNENSAAFERATPELPPKQQDLRVQATRAGRKGKTVTVITGFQTKPEVLADLVKQLKSQCGSGGTVKDNEIEIQGDHKQKILEILIKLGYKAKISGG; this is encoded by the coding sequence ATGTCTTCTTCTAAGTCTAAATCTTCTGATAAGCATATCGTCTATCGTGAGTTTGGTGGTAACGAAAACTCCGCCGCTTTTGAAAGAGCAACACCTGAACTACCACCAAAACAACAAGATTTAAGAGTGCAAGCTACCCGCGCCGGACGTAAGGGTAAAACTGTGACGGTAATTACAGGGTTTCAAACTAAACCAGAAGTTTTGGCAGATTTAGTCAAACAGTTAAAAAGTCAATGCGGCTCAGGTGGTACAGTCAAAGATAATGAGATTGAAATTCAAGGTGATCATAAACAAAAAATTTTAGAGATTTTGATTAAGCTAGGTTATAAAGCTAAAATTAGTGGTGGTTAA
- a CDS encoding YqaE/Pmp3 family membrane protein, translating to MDLIRILCAIFLPPLGVFLQVGLGKDFWINILLTFLGYIPGIVHAVWVIARK from the coding sequence ATGGATTTAATTCGGATTTTATGTGCAATTTTTCTCCCACCTTTGGGAGTTTTTTTACAAGTTGGACTAGGTAAAGATTTTTGGATTAATATACTTTTGACTTTTTTAGGTTATATTCCTGGGATTGTTCATGCAGTTTGGGTAATTGCTAGGAAGTAA
- a CDS encoding fasciclin domain-containing protein: MRVNQSKLLTNLVGVVSLAGASLLITLPSVAREALNPNPSIFQEAPYNRSQGIQANVSQLTKDNNKKPVAQNPAGRTNPRPSIFNEPPYNRGSGGTTSAPVTPPTTKPRTQTPATQTPPAGTSSTQGKSLLALVQSSSSFTTLNKAIQAAGLTETLQGNNNLTVFAPTDAAFAKLPPDALKALLQPENKEVLVKVLTYHVVPGSVLSSDLKSGEVKSVEGGAINVKVDAQGVTVNDAKVVQADIKASNGVVHAIDTVILPPDL, encoded by the coding sequence ATGAGGGTGAATCAAAGCAAGCTGCTGACAAATTTGGTAGGTGTAGTGAGTTTAGCAGGCGCAAGTCTCCTCATTACTTTACCATCAGTTGCCAGAGAAGCATTAAATCCCAATCCTTCTATTTTCCAAGAAGCTCCTTATAATCGCAGTCAAGGTATTCAGGCGAATGTTAGCCAGCTGACAAAAGACAATAATAAAAAACCAGTAGCACAAAATCCAGCAGGCCGCACAAATCCTAGACCAAGTATCTTTAACGAGCCTCCCTATAACCGTGGTAGCGGCGGAACTACATCTGCGCCAGTAACTCCCCCAACAACAAAACCCAGAACCCAAACACCTGCAACACAAACACCCCCAGCAGGAACCAGCAGCACACAAGGGAAAAGTTTGTTAGCATTGGTGCAATCAAGTAGTTCGTTTACCACTCTCAACAAAGCAATACAAGCGGCTGGATTAACCGAAACTCTCCAAGGCAATAATAACCTGACAGTTTTTGCTCCTACCGATGCTGCATTTGCTAAATTACCACCAGATGCGCTAAAAGCATTATTGCAGCCAGAAAACAAAGAAGTATTAGTTAAAGTACTCACTTATCACGTTGTACCTGGTAGTGTATTATCGTCTGATTTAAAATCAGGTGAAGTGAAAAGTGTTGAAGGTGGGGCAATTAATGTCAAAGTAGATGCTCAAGGTGTCACAGTGAACGATGCTAAAGTAGTACAAGCTGATATCAAAGCCTCTAATGGAGTAGTCCATGCGATCGATACAGTAATTTTGCCTCCTGATTTATAG
- a CDS encoding glutathione S-transferase family protein, whose amino-acid sequence MLELYQWEFSQYSEKVRLILDFKGLEYRKIEVTPGIGQVDLFRLTGQRQVPVLKDGNKYIADSTAIAKYLDLEYPDRPLIPKDPKQRGLTLLIEEWADESIGIKGRKALFAAISQDQTFRKALLPTSTPDVFKTLVEGVPADFLSVLGFGVGYSPDVVRSAIADLKQDLEALTLLLADSPYLTGDEPTLADLAVAGLSILLKFPEGPYLDIPANLRGKGVPALAENPDFTPFFTWRDRLYSQFRKPLIGASPAAGGSPTTIQID is encoded by the coding sequence GTGTTAGAATTATATCAATGGGAGTTCTCCCAATACTCAGAAAAAGTGCGGCTAATACTAGATTTTAAAGGTTTAGAATACCGCAAAATTGAGGTAACTCCAGGAATTGGACAAGTAGATTTATTTCGCTTAACTGGACAGCGACAAGTACCTGTTTTGAAAGATGGTAATAAATATATTGCCGATTCAACAGCGATCGCCAAGTATTTAGACTTAGAATATCCAGACCGTCCTCTAATACCAAAAGACCCCAAACAAAGAGGTTTAACTTTATTAATAGAAGAATGGGCTGATGAGTCCATCGGTATTAAAGGTAGAAAAGCATTATTTGCAGCTATTAGTCAAGACCAAACTTTCCGCAAAGCTTTATTACCCACATCAACACCAGATGTTTTCAAAACTTTAGTGGAAGGCGTACCTGCTGATTTTCTTAGTGTTTTAGGGTTTGGTGTAGGTTATAGTCCAGATGTCGTCAGAAGTGCGATCGCAGATTTGAAACAAGACCTAGAAGCCCTTACACTACTGTTAGCAGATAGTCCCTATTTAACCGGAGACGAACCCACCCTAGCCGACTTAGCAGTAGCAGGTTTATCTATACTGTTAAAATTCCCAGAAGGCCCCTATCTAGATATACCCGCCAATCTGAGAGGTAAAGGTGTACCAGCATTAGCCGAAAATCCCGATTTTACACCCTTCTTCACCTGGCGCGATCGCCTCTACAGCCAATTCCGCAAACCCTTAATTGGTGCATCCCCAGCCGCAGGTGGTTCGCCGACTACTATTCAAATTGATTAG
- a CDS encoding helicase HerA domain-containing protein, with translation MTNPQQPLGSVIQGSLTGGLEVRLHPDISVEDMRVGKFLVVQGMRSRFFCMLTDVALGTANTRIIASPPSWEDTFLREVLAGSGTYGTINLSPMLMFTPESNESFSTTDGKSVNPFVPSSTNLASFQPQTSTTMELLPVKTIPSHFSQVYEASEEDFRRVFGWEDDIQRKNFSIGKPLDMDVPVCIDLNRFVERSNGVFGKSGTGKSFLTRLLLAGVIRKNAAVNLIFDMHSEYGWEAVAEGKNVNTVKGLKQLFPGRVEVYTLDPESTKRRGVRDSQELYLSYEQIEVEDIKLCSRDLGLSDAALDNANILFSEFGKSWIVQLLNMTNEEIEMFCEEKRGHKGSIMALQRKLLRLDGLKYMRAVCPQNYINKILQSLEADKNVVIEFGSQSNMLSYMLVTNMITRRIHEHYVRKADKFLQSKNPSDRPTPLMITIEEAHRFLDPAIVQSTIFGTIARELRKYFVTLLVVDQRPSGIDNEVMSQIGTRITALLNDDKDIDAIFTGVSGASGLRSVLAKLDSKQQALILGHAVPMPVVVRTRPYDSVFYAEIGDAAWEEKPDAEVFAAAELAKADLGF, from the coding sequence ATGACTAATCCACAACAACCATTAGGTTCAGTAATTCAAGGTTCTCTGACTGGGGGTTTAGAAGTGCGCTTACACCCGGATATTTCCGTTGAGGATATGCGGGTGGGTAAGTTTTTGGTAGTCCAAGGGATGCGATCGCGGTTTTTCTGTATGCTGACAGATGTAGCCTTGGGTACTGCTAATACGCGCATTATTGCTAGTCCCCCCAGTTGGGAGGATACTTTTTTACGGGAAGTTTTAGCCGGGAGTGGAACCTACGGGACAATTAACCTCTCACCGATGCTAATGTTTACCCCTGAATCTAATGAGTCTTTTTCTACAACAGATGGTAAGTCTGTCAATCCTTTTGTTCCCTCCTCCACAAATTTAGCTTCTTTCCAGCCCCAAACAAGTACAACGATGGAATTACTCCCCGTAAAAACCATCCCCAGTCACTTCAGCCAAGTTTACGAAGCGAGTGAGGAAGATTTCCGTCGGGTGTTTGGTTGGGAAGACGACATCCAACGCAAAAACTTTTCTATTGGGAAACCATTAGATATGGATGTTCCCGTGTGTATCGATTTAAACCGTTTTGTGGAACGGAGTAATGGCGTATTTGGGAAATCTGGTACTGGTAAATCATTTCTTACCCGCTTACTCTTGGCTGGCGTGATTCGGAAGAACGCGGCGGTTAACCTTATATTTGATATGCACTCAGAATATGGTTGGGAAGCTGTCGCGGAAGGGAAGAATGTTAATACTGTTAAGGGACTCAAGCAACTGTTTCCGGGAAGAGTTGAGGTATATACCCTTGATCCCGAATCGACTAAGCGCCGGGGTGTACGCGACTCACAAGAACTCTACCTTAGTTATGAGCAAATCGAAGTCGAAGATATTAAATTATGTAGTCGAGATTTAGGTTTATCAGATGCAGCCTTAGATAATGCCAATATTCTGTTTAGTGAGTTCGGCAAATCTTGGATTGTCCAACTGCTGAACATGACTAACGAAGAAATCGAAATGTTCTGTGAGGAGAAGCGAGGACACAAAGGATCAATTATGGCGCTACAGCGTAAGCTATTGCGTTTAGATGGTCTTAAATATATGCGAGCCGTATGCCCCCAAAATTATATTAATAAAATCTTACAATCCTTAGAGGCTGACAAAAATGTCGTGATAGAATTTGGTTCTCAGTCGAATATGCTCTCCTATATGCTGGTGACAAACATGATTACCAGAAGGATTCATGAGCATTATGTAAGGAAAGCCGATAAGTTCCTACAAAGCAAAAATCCTAGCGATCGCCCAACGCCATTGATGATTACAATTGAGGAGGCGCACCGCTTTCTTGACCCGGCGATCGTCCAAAGTACCATCTTCGGCACAATTGCCAGGGAACTGCGTAAATATTTTGTAACGCTTTTGGTAGTTGATCAACGACCCTCCGGCATAGATAATGAAGTTATGTCTCAAATTGGGACACGCATCACCGCTTTGCTGAACGATGACAAAGATATAGACGCGATTTTTACTGGTGTATCAGGTGCTAGTGGTTTAAGGTCTGTATTAGCCAAGCTAGACTCCAAGCAACAAGCTTTAATTTTAGGTCACGCTGTACCTATGCCTGTAGTAGTCAGAACCCGTCCCTACGACTCTGTATTCTACGCCGAAATAGGCGATGCAGCCTGGGAAGAAAAACCAGATGCAGAAGTATTCGCCGCAGCCGAACTAGCTAAAGCTGATTTGGGATTTTAA